One stretch of Paenibacillus sp. FSL R5-0341 DNA includes these proteins:
- a CDS encoding 1,4-dihydroxy-6-naphthoate synthase has protein sequence MKIAFSPCPNDTFIFHAWVHGLIPGAPELDVRYADIDITNGLAANPDGPDTPEVMKISYAALPYVLSDYALLPAGGALGRGCGPLVLTANGTTDPGYLSGRRVAVPSERSTAYLLFRLWAAQNVPGGVGEIVVMPFDQIMPAVRDGKIDAGLVIHEARFTYQNYDLKLMTDLGNWWESDTGLPIPLGAIIARRNMDAHALAGWARASVEYAWAHPDESRAYVMEHAQEMDPDVAAQHIGLYVNEFSANLGDDGYGAITALLGRAMKEGLVPEFNLDLLRI, from the coding sequence ATGAAAATTGCATTTTCCCCTTGTCCAAATGATACATTTATCTTTCACGCGTGGGTGCATGGGTTGATCCCGGGCGCACCTGAGCTGGATGTCCGTTATGCTGATATTGATATTACCAATGGTCTGGCGGCAAATCCCGATGGACCCGATACACCTGAAGTGATGAAAATATCTTATGCAGCGCTGCCGTACGTGCTATCTGACTATGCTCTGCTTCCTGCTGGAGGCGCACTCGGCAGAGGATGCGGTCCGCTGGTTCTGACCGCAAATGGCACGACCGATCCTGGCTATCTGTCTGGACGACGAGTTGCTGTACCAAGCGAGCGCTCGACAGCATATCTGTTGTTCCGTCTGTGGGCAGCTCAAAATGTTCCTGGCGGCGTAGGCGAAATTGTCGTCATGCCATTCGACCAGATTATGCCTGCTGTTCGTGACGGCAAAATCGATGCCGGACTTGTCATCCATGAAGCACGCTTCACATACCAGAACTATGACCTCAAACTGATGACAGATCTCGGTAACTGGTGGGAAAGTGATACGGGTCTTCCAATTCCGCTTGGAGCGATTATCGCACGTCGCAATATGGATGCTCATGCCCTCGCCGGATGGGCACGCGCCTCGGTTGAATATGCATGGGCGCACCCGGATGAGTCGAGAGCATACGTTATGGAACATGCCCAAGAAATGGACCCTGACGTAGCTGCACAGCATATCGGCCTTTACGTTAACGAGTTCAGCGCTAATCTGGGCGATGATGGTTACGGTGCAATCACTGCACTGCTTGGTCGTGCCATGAAAGAAGGACTCGTCCCCGAGTTCAACCTTGATCTGTTGCGAATCTAA
- a CDS encoding futalosine hydrolase, producing the protein MSPVQANSSQRVLIVTAVDAEKDAVLRGLGDTAAERFDVIAAGVGPASAAAGTAATLAYAVAAASTKALAQGSTAPSTSDVAQTSATSSRPGPLAGAGSSPAYMLVISAGIGGGFPGRADVGSLVVADAMVAADLGSQTPDGFLSVDELGFGSSIVAADAELAARLRHELQRAGLAVSGGTAVTVSTATGTAETAAELLRRVPDAAAEGMEGFGVATAAQQFGVPALELRAISNAVGPRDRDAWRIKDALDALQAASSILREVITS; encoded by the coding sequence GCGGAAAAAGATGCGGTCCTTCGCGGTTTGGGAGACACGGCCGCAGAACGTTTTGACGTCATCGCTGCTGGCGTTGGCCCAGCCTCGGCCGCAGCCGGAACAGCCGCTACATTGGCATATGCCGTAGCGGCTGCGAGCACTAAGGCGCTGGCGCAGGGTTCCACCGCGCCAAGCACATCCGATGTGGCACAGACATCTGCCACATCTTCAAGGCCGGGGCCCCTTGCCGGAGCCGGAAGTTCACCAGCCTACATGCTGGTGATCAGTGCCGGCATCGGCGGCGGGTTCCCCGGCCGGGCAGACGTCGGCTCCCTCGTGGTAGCCGACGCCATGGTTGCCGCCGATCTGGGCTCGCAGACGCCAGACGGCTTCCTTAGTGTGGACGAGCTCGGATTCGGCTCGTCCATTGTGGCGGCGGACGCGGAGCTTGCCGCTCGCTTGCGCCATGAGCTGCAGCGGGCTGGGCTCGCTGTCAGCGGAGGCACTGCGGTCACCGTGTCTACGGCGACCGGAACAGCGGAGACGGCTGCGGAGCTATTGCGCCGCGTGCCGGATGCCGCCGCCGAAGGCATGGAAGGCTTCGGCGTGGCAACAGCTGCCCAGCAGTTCGGCGTGCCAGCACTCGAACTGCGGGCTATATCCAACGCGGTCGGTCCACGCGACCGCGACGCTTGGCGCATCAAGGATGCCCTCGATGCGCTTCAGGCTGCAAGTTCCATTTTACGGGAGGTTATTACATCATGA